In Populus trichocarpa isolate Nisqually-1 chromosome 16, P.trichocarpa_v4.1, whole genome shotgun sequence, a genomic segment contains:
- the LOC7486473 gene encoding fasciclin-like arabinogalactan protein 11, with protein sequence MRKQLLSPFVPFLMFFLYSSTTFAQTPSPAPSGPTNITAILAKAGQFTTLIRLLKSTQEADQINTQLNNSNQGLTVFAPTDNSFANLKAGTLNSLSDQQKVQLVQFHILPNFLSMSNFQTVSNPLRTQAGNSADGEFPLNVTTSGNQVNITTGVNTATVANTIYTDGQLVVYQVDQVLLPLDLFGTAPAPAPAPSKPEKDVPAKAPAGSKEDASVDSSGASIATVSFGVVLIAAISLKL encoded by the coding sequence ATGAGAAAGCAACTTCTCTCCCCATTCGTTCCTTTCTTGATGTTCTTCCTCTACAGCTCCACCACTTTTGCTCAAACCCCATCTCCAGCACCTTCAGGTCCAACCAACATAACGGCGATCCTTGCGAAAGCTGGTCAGTTCACAACCTTAATTCGGTTGTTGAAAAGCACCCAAGAGGCTGACCAAATCAACACACAACTCAACAATTCAAACCAAGGCCTAACAGTCTTTGCACCAACTGATAATTCCTTTGCTAACCTCAAAGCAGGTACACTGAATTCGCTCAGCGACCAACAAAAGGTCCAATTGGTGCAATTTCACATCCTTCCAAATTTCCTTTCCATGTCAAACTTCCAAACTGTCAGCAATCCCTTGCGCACTCAAGCCGGAAATAGTGCTGATGGCGAGTTCCCGCTCAATGTGACAACATCGGGGAATCAAGTGAACATAACAACAGGGGTTAATACTGCAACCGTGGCAAACACTATATACACCGATGGCCAGTTAGTTGTGTATCAGGTGGATCAGGTCCTTCTGCCGTTGGATCTTTTTGGtacagcaccagcaccagctcCTGCACCTTCAAAGCCCGAGAAAGATGTTCCAGCAAAAGCTCCTGCAGGGTCCAAGGAAGATGCATCTGTTGATAGTTCAGGTGCATCCATTGCAACAGTATCCTTCGGTGTTGTGCTGATCGCAGCAATTTCATTGAAGctatga